A stretch of the bacterium genome encodes the following:
- a CDS encoding nucleoside monophosphate kinase, producing MHKYVIMGVQGCGKGTQAKLLATDLDLAHISVGDIFRWNIQHHTKLAARIKRIVADGKLVPDEIVADIVHARLDEHDWNYGFILDGFPRNRTQAEFFLERFDIDAVIDIQVPDHVVLERVMSRRLCSGCGLDYNLIHHRPAVADRCDVCGGVLVARPDDTAAALRARLADFHAMTRPVLDLFSRKELVVRVDGSLPVDEVQAAIRRELGLSASRQPAQAVR from the coding sequence ATGCACAAATACGTGATCATGGGCGTGCAGGGTTGCGGCAAGGGCACGCAGGCCAAGCTGCTGGCCACGGATCTCGACCTCGCCCACATCAGCGTCGGGGACATCTTCCGCTGGAACATCCAGCACCACACGAAGCTCGCCGCGCGCATCAAGCGGATCGTCGCCGACGGGAAGCTGGTGCCCGACGAGATCGTGGCCGACATCGTCCACGCCCGCCTCGACGAGCACGACTGGAACTACGGCTTCATCCTCGACGGTTTCCCGCGCAACCGCACGCAGGCCGAATTCTTCCTGGAGCGGTTCGACATCGACGCGGTGATCGACATCCAGGTGCCCGACCACGTGGTGCTGGAGCGGGTGATGTCGCGCCGACTGTGCAGCGGCTGCGGCCTGGACTACAACCTGATCCACCACCGCCCCGCCGTCGCCGACCGCTGCGACGTGTGCGGCGGCGTCCTGGTCGCGCGCCCCGACGACACGGCCGCGGCCCTGCGGGCCAGGCTGGCCGACTTCCACGCCATGACCCGCCCCGTGCTCGACCTGTTCTCCCGCAAGGAGCTCGTCGTGCGGGTCGACGGCAGCCTGCCCGTCGACGAGGTGCAGGCGGCGATCCGCCGCGAACTCGGGCTGTCCGCGAGCCGGCAACCGGCGCAGGCAGTCCGATGA